From the Ovis aries strain OAR_USU_Benz2616 breed Rambouillet chromosome 10, ARS-UI_Ramb_v3.0, whole genome shotgun sequence genome, the window ATCACTCCACCTGTAAGAAATACTAAACGAGTTTAGCTCCCCAGAGCATATGCTGCTGTCTATTACTTTCAGGACCACCCAAGATTTACCACCAAATAACTATACACTTTTCTAGCTTCAGTTTAAGCAGCCATCTGCATGAAGCCTCTCCTGACTCACCTACACTCGTCCCCTGTGCCCAGTGTATTCTCCAtgtgatttcctttgtttgcttttacaGTGTTTCCGTACTAGTCTTCCTAGAGCAGGGACCCTGAGGCAAAGTAGGAGAATGGTCATTAAGGGGCACAGGATTTTCAATTAGGAAATCTAAAACTGAATGCAAGCTCTGCCTCATCCTAGTTGTATCTTCTTAAATGAATGACTtaactcattttcttcatctgtataatggCAATTTTATGAGGGTTATTTACGATTATTCTTATAAGCAGAGTCCCCTGTACACAGTAAATGCTCAACAATAATTCATTatcaatattttcattgttttatcccCCACACTTAGTTCAGAATTCAGATTAACTGCTGACTGAAATAAGTGAAGCAAGCTAGTTCTGTACAGGTGATTTTCAGCTACATACTGAGTATTTCCATCTGGACAATGTTTGATTTTCCAAACTCATTATCCTTACTCCTAAACTGTTTTGGTTAGAGTACCCAATCTGTTAAGGTTTGCCCAGAACTTTCCTGGTCTCAATGCTGAAAGTCCTGTATCCTGGGAACTTCCTCAGAACTAACCAAACCAGGACAATCATCACCTTCAATTACAGATATGTTgcaaacaatagaaaaataaaaaaacacaacacttcAGTTAATTTAAGATATAAAAGGGAAGCAAGAAGACAGAAGAGAAGTTActggaaaaatatagaaaaattcaaAGAACCAAAGGAAAAGCTAAAGAATGAGATCTATGAACAAATCAGGATTAAAGCAACTCCAAAGATCTAGGTGGCAGGAATTAATGGAAGATTTCTACACAATACTTTTGCTAGGATGAATCACTCAGGTTCCAGTACCAGATTTACAGGCCAGGGGATAGCATGTGATTGGCTAATCATATGTTATCCAAAAAGAGTGAAACACTTTAATTAACCAAAGGAAGCAGGAGCTTTCAATTAAAACTTCCACCAAGAGGTATCCAATGAAACAAGAGTAGCTTCAAAGGTGAAATCAGAATGCTGTTTCCAGAAGGGGGAACAGATGTAAGATCACCAAACTAACTAGTGCTTGAGCGCACCATGCTTTTAACACTTTATGGTGTAATCACTGTTAtgcatgttatttttctttgtgtcttgGCAAATTCTGCCTCCAAGACCTAGCTCAAGAGTGATCTTCTGTGTAACCTTACTCAGTTTCCCCAGATAGAGTCATTCCCTTTCTCCATGCTCTCACAGTACTTTGCAAATTTTGTACGTATATCACAGAACTTATACTGCACACTAAGTATATACTTAGATGTCAGTCTCTCCTACCAAACTGAACTACCCTAGAAGTTCATGCATAGAAGATTTTTAGAAAcaccagtatttaaaaaaaaaaaaaatctggcaggaaaagaaacagaattgggacttccctggaggtaaGACTCAAGAGTTTCCAatgaagggggcacaggttcaattcctggtcgggaaaCGTCCCTGTGCCactcagtacagccaaaaaaagacttttttaaggaaaaaaaaaaaaaaaagccataactCCCAAAACTCAACAGTTCGGAatgactatttccaaataaatagtCATGATttacaactgagcgactccactttcactcttcactttcatgcactggagaaggaaatggcaacccactccagtgttcttgcttggagaatcccagggacagcggagcctggtgggctgccatctatggggtggcacagagtcggacacgactgaagcaacttaccagcagcagcagaatcatgACTATATTTACTTGGAATTAGTCATTCTGAACTGTTGAGTTTTGGGGgttatgagatttttttctttttttttccttaaaaaagtttttttttggctgtactgagtGGCACAGGGATATTTGtttcccgaccaggaattgaacccatgcccccttcatTGGAAACTCTTGAATCTTaccgccaggaaagtcctaaTTCTACCATGTTTTAATTGTTTATGTTGGTATCCTAAGCTGtgacaatttttttcttaatggcaAAACTACTGCAAAAGATAGCTACATCGTCCTTAACTATTTAATACTGTTTTACTTTCAAAGCAAAGGAACAGAAACTTGGAAATGAGAATACAGCCAAACCttatattaagaagaaaaaaaaagggaatgtaGGAGTGCTGTCAGTCATGGAAAAAGAATATTACCGACCTTGAAGTGAGATTTTCTAGATACATTTTCTAACTCCTTTACTACCCAAAAAGTCAGGAGACGTTTTCATTTCAAATGACAATCAAGTCTGTATCATATTTCACCCAAAAACTAAAATTCCTCTCGCCAAATATGGTAACTCTGACATAAAAACATGAAACTACTCGTTATCATCCGAACCACCTGATCAGTCTAACATCACGATTGGGACAGATTACACAGCACACCAACGGACAaggtttttaaaatcaagaatgcTTAAAGATATTTAAGCCTTTAAAACTAACCTCTAGTTTCCAGAAAACTCAGAGGGTAgtaagaaataggaaaaacaagTTAATCAACACCACAAAGAAAGACATattcagtagttcagttcagttgctcagtcgtgtctgactctttgcgaccccatgaatcgtagcacgccaggcctccctgtccatcaccaactcccggagttcactcagactcacatccatcgagtccgtgatgccatccagccatctcatcctctgtcatccccttctcctcctgcccccagtccctcccagcatcggagtcttttccaatgagtcaactcttcccttgaggtggccaaagtactggagtttcagctttagcatcattccttccaaagaacacccaggactgatctcctttagaatggactggttggatctccttgcagtccaagggattgtcaagagtcttctccaacaccacagttcaaaagcatcaattctttggaactcagctttcttcgcagtccaactctcacatccatacatgaccaaggaaaaaccatagccttgactagacggaccttggttggcaaagtaacatctctgcttttgaatatattatctaggttggtcataactttccttccaaggagtaagcgtcttttaatttcatggctccaattaccatctgtagtgattttgaagccccccaaaataaagtctgacactgtttccactgtttccccatctatttcccatgaagtgatgggaccagatgccatgagcttcgttttctgaatggtgagctttaagccaactttttcactctcctctttcactttcatcaagaggctttttagttcctcttcactttctgccataagggtggtgtcatctgcatatctgaggtgattgatatttctcccggcaatcttgattccagcttgtgcttcatccagcccagtgtttctcatgatgtactctgcataggagttaaataagcagagtgacaatatacagccttgtcgtactccttttcctatttggaacaagtctgttgttccatgtccagttctaagtattgcttcctgacctgcatacagatttctcaagaggcaggttaggtggtctggtattcccatctctttcagaattttccacagttcattgtgatccacacagtcaaaggctttggcatagtcaataaagcagaaatagatgtttctctgaactctcttgctttttccatgatccagtggatgttggcaatttgacctctggttcctctgccttttctaaaaccaccttgaacatcagggagttcacagttcacgtattgctgaagcctggcttggagaattttgagcattactttactagcatgtgagatgagtgcaactgtgcagtagtttgagcattctttggcttgcctttctttgggattggaatgaaaactgaccttttccagtcctgtggccactgctgagttttccaaatttgctggcatattgagtgcagcactgtcacagcatcatcttccaggatttgaaatagctcaactggaattccatcacctccactagctttgttcatagtgatgcttcctaaggcccacttgtcttcacattccaggatgtctggctctatgtgatgatcacaccatcgtgattatcttggtcttgaagatcttttttgtacagtttttctgtgtattcttgccacctcttcttgatatcttctgcttctgttaggtccagactatttctgtcctttattgagcccatctttgcatgaaatgttcccttggtatctctaattttctcgacgagatctctagtctttcccattctgttgttttcctctatttctttgcactgatcgctgaggaaggctttcttatttccccTTGCTATtttgtggaactctgcattcagatgcttgtatctttccttttctcctttgctttccacttctcttcttttcacagctatttgtaaggcctccccagacagccattttgctttcttccatttcttttccatggggatgttcttgatccctgtctcctgtacagtgtcatgaacctcagtccatagttcatcaggcactctatctatcagatctagtcccttaaatctatttctcacttccgctgtataatcataatcgatttgatttaggtcatacctgaatgggctagtggttttccctactttcttcaatttaagtctgaatttggcaataaggagttcatgatctgagtcacagtcagctcccagtcttgtttttgctaactgtatagaacttctccatctttggctgcaaagaatataatcaatctgattttggtgttgaccatctggtgatgtccatgtgtagggtcttctcttgtgttgttggaagagggtgtttgctatgaccagtgcattttcttggcataactctattagcctttgccccgcttcattccgtattccaaagccaaattcgcctgttacctcaggtgtttcttgactttctacttttgcattccagtcccctataatgaaaaggacatcttttttgggtgttagttctaaaatgtcttgtaggtcttcatagaaccgttcaacttcagcttcttcagcgttactggttggggcatagacttggattaccgtgatattgaatggtttgccttggaaaaaaacagagatcactttgtcgtttttgagattgcatccaagtactgcattttggactcttttgttgaccatgatggctactccatttcttctaagggattcctgcccacattagtagatataatggtcatctgagttaaattcacccgttccactccattttagttcgctgattcctagaatgtcgacgttcactcttgccatctcctatttgaccacttccgatttgccttgattcatggacctgacattccaggttcctatgcaatattgctctttacagcactggaccttgtCACATTGTCACcggtcacatccatagctgggtattgtttttgctttggctccatcccttcattatttctggagttatgtctccacttatctccagcagcatattgggcacctactgacctggggagttcctctttcagtatcctatcattttgccttttcatgctgttcatggagttctcaaggcaagaatactgaagtggtttgccattcccttctccagtggaccacattctgtcagacctctccaccatgaccctcccgtcttgggtggccccacatggcatggcttagtttcactgaattagacaaggctgtggtccatgtgatcagattgactagttttctgtgattatggtttcagtgtgtctgccctctgataccctctcgcaacacctaccgtcttacttgggtttctcttaccttggacgtgagaTATCTTCACAGCTAGATACATGTGACTAGCTAGAGACACATGTATACCATGGTTCAGATATAATGGAACCAAACACTCTGTGCTcatgttccagtttctccactaACTGTGTGAACTTGATTTAGTCTCACAGCTTCTCTAAGCCTAAATATATGTGCCTTACTCACTGCTTGACGACCACCACTCCACTGAAGGTTGGCTGAATGCCCTCACTAAGGTTGCTCCTGGACAGATGTAGCTTGTGGGAAGGGCCCACTGTGGCCAGCAATTATAATAGCCTAATAAGCTGAACCATAGAAATTTGATCATACTTGGCAGcttaaaactgtaaaaatggCAATTTCACGTGGTTTGACTAAATATAAGAAAACGGATCTGATTTTCTTCCTTCACCAAATtaacaccatttttttttaatggtggggGAAAATAGCACAAAGATAAAAGCAATCCAAGAATCCATCAGTGGATAAATGTTGCAAAATGTAGTAtgtccatataatggaatactaatcAGTCATGAAAAGGAAGGTTTTTTTACACATGCTACAATATGAATGAAGCTGAagacattacgctaagtgaaataaactagtcACAAAAGGAGAAACGttatatgattctacttatatgaggtTCCTAAAacagtcaaattcataaagacagaaagaagagatGTTGCCAGGGACTGGAGAGAGGGGAAATTTTAGTTACTGTTTAATGGAGACAGAGTTCCAGTTGGGGAAGATGAAAAGTCCTGGAGATGGACAGTGGGAAAGATTATACAACAATGTACATGCACCTAATGCCACAGAAAGTACACTAAATTGGTtagttttatattatgtatatataaacaataaatgttatatttatgtgtatatatattaatggTAAATTTTGTATTATGTATGAAAAGCACAGTGGGAGGTGCCTGTTCTAGATTAAAGGAGACTTCAGAGACATAACCAAATGTGATCAGATCTTGTGTAATCATGGTTCTAACAaccaaatgtttttttaaaaaaattagacaaCTGGGGAAATTTAACTGCGGATTACATTAGCCGTTATCAGGAAATGATTAACTGTGTCAGGGTGATGTggtatttatttaagaatgcattATCTTTTAGAGAAGTAGCCAAAGTCTTTgggaataaattataaattatgatttcacatcagatcagtcactcagtcatgtctgactctttgcgacgccagggactgcaacacaccaggcctccctgtccatcaccaactcctgaagcctactcaaactcatgtccatcgcgtcagtaatgccatccaaccatctcaacctctgtcgtccccttctcctccctccttcaatctttcccagcatcagggtcttttccagtgagtcgattcttcacatcaggtggccacagtattaaCCTATCAAATTATAAGTTTGGGCTTTTGTGGGGAAGCAATTTTTGAAAACGCCCTAAAAGATTGAACACTTcagttgaaaaaaagaaaacatactttaGGAAAATTACAATGAATGTCCTCATTCAGgaaacattttaatgtttattttgttcCAACCACTGCAATGGAGGTACACAGAGgtgaaacaaataaaacataataaaaacattaaaaaagtaaaaacaaacaaaaaaaaatttccaagcaCAGTGAGGGAAGAAAGGTTGCTAACAACCCGGGAGGATGAAGGGAGATTCAGAAAGATCTCTCAGAAGAGATGAGTATTTAGGAGGGGTGGGAATTAGCCAGTCAACAGGAGGCAGCGAAAGATACTCCAGTCAGCAGGATAGCCCTTAGAATAGAAATAGCATGGCAAGCAGGGGAGGGCAGGAGTCCAGATTATGCATAAGTGCATAAGCAGCTCAGTGCTGCCAGAGCTTAAAGGCATGGGGCTGGGCGGGGTGAGGAACTGACAGGACCTGGAGAAATAATCAGGTGTCAGGCTCACTGAAAGGCCTCGTGAACTGAAGCAAGAACCCCACTCTGCAGGCAACTTTTAAACTGCTAGATGCTAAGTAACAAGGCTGAAAGTAGGCTGGAGGCAGGGGAATAGAGAGGTAGGGCCCAAATCCTGAGACAGCAGAGATTCAAGCTACATGACTGGCACCTGACTGAACGTGGAAGATGAGGAAGGAGTCCAGGAAAGCTCTCAAATTTCAAGTTCAGGTTACGGTGAGAGTGATGATgccataaacaggaaaaaaaaaaaaaactttaaacacTTTGAGCTTAAGAAGCTGATGTGATGCTCATAATTAATTTCCAGTGGATGATTAAATCAGATGTAAACTCCCCACAATGAAATGGTGGTTAAAACTAAGGCAACTTCTGATGTGGACAAGAAAAAGTCCATAGAGAAGCAAGTTATGGACAGAACCTCACGACATGCATATACTCAATGGGTAGAAAGAAGACTTGGCAAAGATGACCTGAAAAGAATAATCAATGAGGCAGAAGGACCAGGAGAGATGATATGTCCAGAGAGTGAATTCAAGAAAAGAGAATTATAGTGTATCTGCTATAGGACATATAGATTCCTGAAAAACTTCATGTTCTACAAAATTAGGAAGAAAGCGGGAAATACATCAAGACAGttagaacaataagcacctttaAGACAGAACACACATTTCATGGGAGCCAACAGGCATACTCCTGGGCTTGCTATGTTCAACTGTTTCTGTACTTCAACTACTTGTGTTCAACTCCTGTTATTTGGGAGGGCTAAACTGTTCATGTGCTGGTAAAAATCAAGTATTAGCCTACATGAATTGTGCATGAACTAACATCATTCCTCTTTAACATTCAAATATGAACTAGTTTACGTTACAGAAATACATTACAGTACAACAGACTGTCAATGGAGGGTCAGACAACAGTACTAATGCCATAAAgtcaataataaaagaaattattaatatcTTAGACTGTACCTTTCACTCCCAACTATATCATCTAATCTCTCTTAAAGAGTGCTTATTAAATAAATTGTCCATGCTAGTCAACAAATGACCAGTCATAACCCAAGGTCCCTAGACTCAGTGGGCTTCTTGACAGGCTGTTATACACACAAGAGAATTTGTTGTACGTCACAGCAATCTTTACCAAAGAGGTAAAGGAAAACTCAGAGAAAAGCattagagggaaggaaaaaagtagACAGGTCAAGAAAGGCCCTGTGGAGAACTGCTGAAGGGTTTTTTTTGAACTATAATGCTATCTGGAGGAACTGCAATGTTGGTGTCTCACAGATACATGGAGGAGTCTGAGTGGAGAAAGAGTCTGTCAGAGTGAGCCCCCCAAACAGACAGCAAAAGCAAGTATACAGGAATGTATACACGTGTACAAAATGTACAGGAATTATCAGAAGTGGTAGGTAAGGTAGAAAAGGCagaatttttgtaaaattaagtGCAGCATACTAAGGATTTTTGATTTTACCCTGAATGCAACGGGATGAACTGCCAGAAAAGTGCTACAGGAAGACTTCAGAAAGGTCAACCCGTAAAGCTACACTGGGGACGAAAGACCAGGGGAACCTGGGGCACCGCCAGAGCTGCGCAGGTGACTGCGACAGGGGCCAACTCGAGGGTGGAGTGTTAAGACTGATAACAAAGGCAGAAACGTGAGGGCTGAGGGCTCGTCAGACGACTAACCGACAGTGAAG encodes:
- the LOC132657287 gene encoding craniofacial development protein 2-like, whose amino-acid sequence is MVNKRVQNAVLGCNLKNDKVISVFFQGKPFNITVIQVYAPTSNAEEAEVERFYEDLQDILELTPKKDVLFIIGDWNAKVESQETPEVTGEFGFGIRNEAGQRLIELCQENALVIANTLFQQHKRRPYTWTSPDGQHQNQIDYILCSQRWRSSIQLAKTRLGADCDSDHELLIAKFRLKLKKVGKTTSPFRYDLNQIDYDYTAEVRNRFKGLDLIDRVPDELWTEVHDTVQETGIKNIPMEKKWKKAKWLSGEALQIAVKRREVESKGEKERYKHLNAEFHKIARGNKKAFLSDQCKEIEENNRMGKTRDLVEKIRDTKGTFHAKMGSIKDRNSLDLTEAEDIKKRWQEYTEKLYKKDLQDQDNHDGVIIT